A region of the Myxococcus stipitatus DSM 14675 genome:
CTCAACTGGGTGGCGCTGCGGCTGGTGGACAACTGGCTCGTCGTGGGCCCGCTGCGCGGCGTCGCGGAGGCAGGCGCCTCCATCACCGGCACCGCGGAGATCCACCCCACCGCGCAGCTGCCCAGGCTCCTCGGCGATGTCTCGCGCCTCAACCTGGGTTTCGTCCTGGCGGTGCTCGCCGCCGTCGCGGTCTGGGCGTGGCTGACGCGCACCCGCTCGGGCTTCGAGACGCGCGCGGTGGGCCTCGGTGACGAGGCCGCTCGCGCCGCCGGCATCCCCGTGACACGACGCGCGGGGTTCGCCATGACGCTGGCGGGTGCGCTCGCGGGCCTCGCGGGCGCGGTGCTCGTGCTGGGCACCGAGGGACGCTACCCGGGCACGCTGGGCGCGCCCTATGGCTTCGACGGCATCGCCATCGCGCTCATCGGAAACAACCACCCGCTGGGCGTGGGCGCCGCGGCCCTCTTCTTCGGCGTGCTGCGCGCGGGCGGCACGCGCATGCAGTTGCTCGACGTGCACAAGAGCTTCCCCGAGCTCATCCAGGGCCTGGCGCTGCTCTTCGTCGCCGGCCGTCTCATCTGGCTGGCGGTGCTGCGCAAGCGCAACGCCTCCGCCCCCGTGCCGGCCGCGCCCCCTGCCCCGGCCGCGCAGGTGCCCCATGCTTGAAATCATCCACCGGCTCCTGTTCGCCACGCTGGACGCCGCCCCCGCGCTCGTCTTCGCCGCCCTGGGCGCGGTGCTCTCCGAGCGCGC
Encoded here:
- a CDS encoding ABC transporter permease, with protein sequence MGERTRQALPSVLSVLLSLGVCWLLIALSKDAEGFTTATAAYLQMLWGGVGDWPRYLEGAAATVLTRPLGEAAMKAALLTFTGLSVAVAFKVGLFNIGAQGQMILGALAAAVVGAHVALPAPLHIPAALLGAAVAGGAWAGIAAVLRLYRGVHEVISTIMLNWVALRLVDNWLVVGPLRGVAEAGASITGTAEIHPTAQLPRLLGDVSRLNLGFVLAVLAAVAVWAWLTRTRSGFETRAVGLGDEAARAAGIPVTRRAGFAMTLAGALAGLAGAVLVLGTEGRYPGTLGAPYGFDGIAIALIGNNHPLGVGAAALFFGVLRAGGTRMQLLDVHKSFPELIQGLALLFVAGRLIWLAVLRKRNASAPVPAAPPAPAAQVPHA